The sequence tcctatatacaagaatataactactataatactgcctcctatatacaagaatataactactataatactgcctcctatatacaagaatataactaatataatactgctcctatatacaagaatataactactataatactgctcctatatacaagaatataactgctataatactgctcctatatacaagaatataactactataatactgctcctatatacaagaatataactgctataatactgctcctatatacaagaatatatctactataatactgcctcctatatacaagaatatatctactataatactgctcctatatacaagaatatagctactataatactgctcctatacacaagaatatacctactataatactgctcctatatatacacacacacaagaatgtaactactataatactgctcctgtatacaggaatataactactataatactgctcctatatacaagaatataactactataatactgcccctatatacaagaatataacctactataatactgccccctatatacaagaatatacctactataatactgcccctatatacaagaatatacctactataatactgctcctatatacaagaatataactactataatactgctcctatatacaagaatataactactataatactgcttcctataaacaagaatataactactataatactgcttcctataaacaagaatataactactataatactgcctcctatatacaagaatataactactagaatactgctcctatatacaagaatataactactagaatactgctcctatatacaagaatataactactataatactgcttcctataaacaagaatataactactataatactgcctcctatatacaagaatataactactagaatactgctcctatatacaagaatataactactagaatactgctcctatatacaagaatataactactataatactgctcctatatacaagaatataactactataatactactcctatatacaagaatataactactataatactgctcctatatacaagaatataactactataatactgctcctatatacaagaatatatctactataatactgctcctatatacaagaatatatctactataatactgctcctatatacaagaatataactactataatactgctcctatatacaagaatataactactataatactactcctatatacaagaatataactactataatactgctcctatatacaagaatataactactataatactgcttcctataaacaagaatataactactataatactgcctcctatatacaagaatataactactagaatactgctcctatatacaagaatataactactagaatactgctcctatatacaagaatataactactataatactgctcctatatacaagaatataactactataatactactcctatatacaagaatataactactataatactgctcctatatacaagaatataactactataatactgctcctatatacaagaatatatctactataatactgctcctatatacaagaatataactactataatactgctcctatgtacaagaatataactactataatactgctcctatgtacaagaatataactactataatactgctcctatgtacaagaatataactactataatactgtctcctatatacaagaatataactactataatactgctcctatataccagaatataactactataatactgctcctatatacaagaatataactactataatactgctcctatatacaagaatataactactataatactgctcctatatacaagaatataactactataatactgctcctatatacaagaatatattcaCTGTTTGTTCTGTCTGCTTCTTGCTGACGTCTTTCATCCACATAaatggggagattcattaagacctgtGCTGAAGaaacgttacccatagcaaccaatcagatccattctttcattattcagaggcctttttcaaaaatgaaagcagcgatcttattggttgctatgggcaatgggtcaacgtttcctcagcacaggtcttgatgaatcttccccccAATACAGCCCATGTGACCTAAGCTCCccccatggatctgatcacttcctggtttcctgTCTACACTGTGACCCTGtggttgccaggcaacagagcacacactttcccacaatcccccttgcttgctTACACAGTAGAGTCTATTGAGCCTTGTGCAGTTGTACTGAGCATGTGCGACCGTCTCAGTAGATGCCCCAAGATGCTTGTAACCAAGGGCAACGAGGCATAGCCAGTAGGTCACATGGGTGATtagtataagtatatatataatttatctcAGAAGTACTTATACATTGGAAATAGGTTTAATTTCACGTAACATAAAAACGCTTAAAATTATTTCTTAATATCTGTATatgaatagaataaaataaaactaaataaagcAGCTCGTGCTCGATACATCTTTGGTGATagcttaggtcagtgtttcccaaccagagtgcctccagctgttgcgagacAAAAACTtgtggttttgcaaaaaatggaggcagtgtggttgggaaatactggtcttggtggtcccaaaactggtggctctccagattttgcaaaactacaactcccagcatgcctggaaaactGGGTTTGAAACAacctagtccagtgttttccaaccagtgtgcctccagcttctgcaaaaactagaactcccagcatgcccagacagccaaaggctgtctgggcatgctgggagttctaggttttgcagcagctggaggcacactggttggaaaacactggactaggtTGTTTCAAACCCAGccgtcagctgtccgggcatgctgggagttgtagttttgcaacatctggagagccaccagtttagagaccactgggtcCTAGAAGATCTCCGTTGGATGCGTttcactaaaataaaataaaaacaaaaaaaaaaagggcaaaactatttaaaaaaattaatatggCCGCTGCATCAGAAGTCCACAACCTTCAGCTTTCGTGTTTCGGCTTCACTCAGCGGTTCCTGCGCCAAAAGCTTATGGTGAAGTTTATGGTGTTTGCCGATCCCCAGTTTGGGGAGGCCGCGGTTCAGTCCCTCTAACAACACACAGGCCTTGCACAGTCCCTGGCTGGAGATGTAGCCGCAGCGGGCGCAGTTCCCTTGCACGGGCATGCGGACGTCTTCCTTCACCGACAGGTTTTCCCCGGAGTGGATGATGTCCACGATGGCGCTGGGCCGCAACGCCTCCAGGTCCTTCAGGAAAGCGCGGGCGTGACCCCGATAGGCGTTGGGGGAGTAGATGCACTCGGTGGAGAAATAGTCCAGCTTTTTGAAGTAGGCGTAAAGCACGATCTCCTTCTCGTAGGCGTATTTCAGAGGCTTGCATCGGGGGATGGCGCCTTCACTGCCGGTGGTTATGGCCGTGCAGCGGCGCAACCGCGCGATGTCTCCTCGAAGGAAATTCATCAGGACGGTTTCCGCAATGTCGTCCGCGTTGTGACCTTCGAGTGAAGAGTGAAAGGggatttaagaaaaaataaataaaaaaaataaaaacaaaccaaaaccaccaccaccaccaccaccaccaaaacCACCACCaaaaccaccaccaccaccacaacatgGTGCTGGGCCctgtaaaaattcaaataaaataaagccaCTTACCTATCACCAGTCCATCACAGCTCCCGGTtggtccctgttttttttttgcttccaagAGGAGCACTCATTGCAGGACCTGCTGGCTGAGCCAATTACTAGCTACAGCGGTGTTCCGTCTCGGCTAGTAATTCGCTGATTAGACAGGTCCTACAAAGAGCACTTGTCTTGGAAGACAGGAGATTGAGGGATCGATGAAGGCAAACAGGAGCTTTTGGTGGACCAGGGTTAGGTAAGTATGgctcttatttattatttttttaaatgaggcCCCGCaccaggttatttttttttttttatgctggtgCTGCTTCAGGAgacgtgtataactactatatacagtatataccttgATCTCATACAGATAGCAGctgtgtacagatagagctgaaggggaggtgtataacatatatatcttgatctcatatagatagcagcagtatgcagatggaactagagggaaggtgtataactactatattatcctgatcccatagagctagcagcagtatacagatagagcaggaggagaggtgtataactactatatatcctgattccatagagacagcagcagcagcatacagacagagctggaggagagatgaataactactataatatatatatatatatatatatatatatatatatatatatatatatatatatatatatatatatatatacatacatacatacatacatacatacatacatatacacacacacatatacacacacacacacacacacacgcacactgatcccatagaggtagcagtagtatacagatagagctggaggggaggtgtattagtactatacatcctgatcccaaagagatagcagcagtatacagatagagctgaaagggaggtgaataactactatatatcctgatcctacagagatagcagcagtatacagatagagttgtgtaggggggggggggtctgtgagcTGCCAGAAGGGAACTGGTGGGTGAGGATGTAATTCTGtattttaaaaggaagtcaggTGACCCAGAACTGATCACATtctctgacacattaaacaccGATTTACTGTAcgtcaggctggtgatcacatgtcccagttacagtaatgaaacacatgaATACAGCTGTGTTGGAGTAAAACAGATAGCGCTGTGGGACTATGGCGAATGTgaatgatatgtgggggggctgGAGGGCTTATTAAACGTTAAGTTCACACTAAGGAAACTGATCTGTGGAGACAtttttaaatctgcagcagatcagtCAATATCTGCAATAAAACGTATTATGTCTTTTGCAGCGAATTACATCGATCGACTGTggatttgaaggggtactcagctgccccAGCGATCGGAACAtttttgggggttgtgatgtcacagccacacaccctcaatgcaagtctatgggagggggcgtggcatttgccacgccccctctcatagacttgcattgagggggcatgacgtgtcaacgtgaggggcgtggccgtgacatcacgaccctcaCAGCCTACACCCAGGGAATCCGGATCATGCAGATTTTAGTGTGGATTTGTCACTGCAAGATTTTCTTGTGGATCAGAAATATAAATGAGGCGCCAGCtctaaaatccacaacaatacatgAAATACTGAGGATTCTCCCCCAGTGACGTCAGGAGAGAAACTAAACTAAAACCCTGCGCTACAAGTTAttcaatggggggagggggtgagggattaagattttcttttgGAAGGGACTTATTAAGggaaactacttaaaggggtactctgctgctcagcggttggaacaaactcttccgaacgctggagtcggcacctcgtgacatcataaccccgccccctcaatgcaagtctatgggagggggcctgacaggCGTCATAAGTGGACGGtgcatgacgtcaagagctcccggcagcggctccagcgttcggaacaggttgttccaaatgctgagcagcggagtacccctttaaccccttaacgacgcaggacgtatatttacgtcctgcgccggctcccgcgatatgaagcgggatcgcgccgcgatcccgcatcatatcgcgtcggtcccggcgctaatcaacggccgggacccgcggctaataccacacatcgccgatcgcggcgatgtgcggtattaaccctttagaagcggcggtcaaagctgaccgccgcttctaaagtgaaagtgaaagtgacccggctgctcagtcgggctgttcgggaccgccgcggtgaaatcgcggcgtcccgaacagctgatcggacaccgggagggctcttacctgcctccccggtgtccgatcgacgaatgactgctccgtgcctgagatccaggcaggagcagtcaagcgccgataatgctgatcacaggcgtgttaatgcacgccagtgatcagcattagagatcagtgtgtgcagtgttataggtccctatgggataataatcagtataagagatcagtgtgtgcagtgttataggtccctatgggacctataacactgcaaaaaaaatgtaaaaaaaaagtgttaataaaggtcatttaaccccttccctaataaaagtttgaatcaccccccttttcccataaaaaaaataaaacagtgtaaaaaaaataaaaaataaacatatgtggtatcgccgcgtgcgtaaatgtccgaactataaaaatatatcattaattaagccgtacggtcaatggcgtacgcgcaaaaaaattccaaagtccaaaaaagcgtattttggtcactttttatatcattaaaaaatgaataaaaagtgatcaaaaagtccgatcaaaacaaaaatcataccgataaaaacttcagatcacggcgcaaaaaatgagtcctcataccaccccatacgtggaaaaataaaaaagttataggggtcagaagatgacatttttaaacgtataaattttcctgcatgtagttatgattttttccagaagtgcgacaaaatcaaacctatataagtagggtatcattttaaccgtatggacctacagaataatgataaggtgtaatttttaccgaaatatgcactgcgtagaaacgaaagcccccaaaagttacaaaatggcgtttttctttcgattttgtcgcacaatgatttttttttccgtttcgccgtgcatttttgggtaaaatgactaatgtcactgcaaagtagaattggcgacgtaaaaaataagccataatatggatttttaggtggaaaattgaaagggttatgatttttaaaaggtaaggaggaaaaaacgaaagtgcaaaaacggaaaaaccctgagtccttaaggggttaaaaggggtacttcggtggaaaacattttcttaaaattaaatagttaaacagatttgtaaattactttgtaaaaaatcttaacccttccagtacttagctgctgtatgctccacaggaggttgtgtagttctttccagtttgaccacagtgctctctgctgacacctctgtccatgtcaggaactgtccagagcaggagaggtttgctatggggatttgttcctgctgtggacagttcctgacatgaaacaCAAAGGAGACCTCCAAAAAACTCAGGATCAAGCAGGGCGCATGGAACTCAGGTGAAACAGAGaaggtttattacccacaatgaaaCGCGTTTCGCGGAAAACCACTTAAtcaggcatcatgcctgatgaagcggttttccacgaaacgcgttgcattgtgggtaataaacctcTGTTTCACCTGAGTTCCATGCGCCCTGCTTGATCCTGAGTTTTTTGGAGGTCTCCTTTGTGTTTGCTGTTGTATCCCAGGAGTGGCTGCTATAGGTTCCTTGATCTATAGATCACCTACACGcttttccattgttgtacttggcccAGTACCACCATCAAGGGTGAGCACTTCCAAAATTGTGTTCATCCACATTTTGTATCTATGTTATCACACCATGCAGCGCTTTCCTTTGTTttagcagttcctgacatggacagaggtgtcagcagagagcactgtggtcagactgaaaagaactacacaacttcctctgtagtatcccgcagctgataagtactgtaaggattacaatttttaatagaagaaatttacaaatctgtttatctttctggcaccagttgatatgtggGCAGCTACCTAATGGGgaaattccctacctacctactgagggtttctacctaatgggggaattccctacctacctattgggggtttctacctaatgggggaattccctacctacctcctGGGGGCTTCAACCCAATAGGGAGGattctctacctacctactggtggCTTCAATCTAATAGGGGATTCACTACTTACCTATCTTCTTGGGGCTTCCCTACCCACTGGGGGAATCTCTACCTACTGGGATATTTTACCTAATAGGGGGAAATCCTATGTAACTACTGGGGACACATCTTAATTATGAATGTCTGTGAGGGCCTCATGTTTGAGTTTTGCCTAAGGCTTCACAAAGTCTAGATCTActgtaacatttaaaaaaaaaaaaagtattgttgAGTACTTGGGGGGGGGAGGTAGCGGTACTCAGACTCTGCTTTAataaaatggtattgggacatccctagtataaaatgtataaatttaaGATGTAAGGCTACTAACCTGTGCATATCTTGTTGACCCCCAGCATCATGGCCCCTCGGTCCAGCGCCTGCctcctgaacaccccacagaacGTACAGTTGTTCTTGAGCCCCACTTGCTTGACGATCTGGTCCATGGTCCAACCATATAGCTCCTGATAGGACACAATCTTCAGGGGCAGCTCGTACTGCTGCTGGTTCCTTTTCACCGTTTCCAAGGAGTCGTCTCTGTATCCCGAGATGCCCTCATCCACAGAGATCAGGATAAGTTCTAAGCCGTACCGATAGCGTTCGTTCAGGACCTTCATGACATGGGCAAGGACTGTAGAGTCTTTCCCGCCCGAAGCTCCGATGCCGACCTTCTCCCCCGGCTGAAAGAGCTTGGCAGACACTATGGTGTGGTGGATCTCCTCCTCGAAAGCATGGAAGAAGCATTCCTTACACAAAGAATGGCCAGTCTTGGGTCTCCGCAGGACTGCCCGGTGGGTTTCACAACTACTACAATTCGCAGGCATCCTGGTGGTTCTCTAATGGAAAAGGAAGCATTTCAAGACATTTTCAACAGGAAGATCTAAACATAGAGATATCATGAACGTGACAGGTTCTACCATGACAGAGCAGtgccattaaaaggggtactccacccctagacatcttatcccctatgcaaaagataggggatgcgatatctgatcgctggggtcccactgctggggacccccaagatctctctgctgcacacggcatttgtttagagcgtcgggtgcagcgccggaggcttgtgatgtcacgcccatgccccccactgcaagtctatgggagggtgcgtgactgccgtcatggcccctcccatagacttgcattgaggggacatggtcgTGACGTCCCGAGCCTCCGGCCCGcatggccagtcatccggcacggagcaaagttcgctacgtgcaccggatgtctggggtgccgcagccgagatcacaggggtacccagtggtgggacctccgcgatcagacatcttctcccctaacctttgcataggggataagatgtctagaggcagaattCCTCCGTTAAATAGGCATCAACAACTCAACACTGGCCTTCAATATGTCAGCTGAACCCAATTTCAGCTGATGAACCTCCTAAATCCCCAACAGCAAATGTTGGAGGACAGAAGGTTCTGGAATATTGGATTTTAAataacctataaatacgccactacagcgtatagggtaaacccactaagagtaaaaaatgtatataataaaataaataaaataatctaaTAAATCCAATAAACATAAAATTAgtaaatatagttttattttacaaaaaaagtacatagagatagagatatatatatatatatatatatatatatatatatatatatatatatatatatctctatctatctatctatctatctatctatctatcaaggataaagccggtcacggtgaaacgcgttggaggtgatcGCAGGGACGTGGAACCTACCTTCTTTatacatgtggggtcaagtatttatATTCTGACACCTTCACTCTTAGCACGTTATTTGTTTTGTTCTCCTTGCACTGCTTTATTGTATTTATCTCATACACATatatttttgtgttgcacattgcactttatgtATACTTGTGCTTGATACACATTTTATAaggttaatacactttttatgttatatatattgtcACACTGCACATATTTCATAGCAACAGgtgtttttatgatccattggtgatcaatTGACCCCCGCATTTACATTTTTCTTATTTACATCTTTTTTCCCGTCCCTGccatcttttgcattttttaagcttaataaatatatatgtatattttttattttttttacattttatttattaattatacacATTACCAAATTGCGCTATTGATTATTATCACTTTTATGTAtgctatatagctatatattctTCATTTGTGTATGATTTTTTCTAGGTTGATATTGGATTTTAGCTGTTTCATTTTTGAGGGCTTGGTCCACAAGCTTTCAGTGTTTACGGTCATCTTAAAGCTGGTCATCCTGGAAGAGACACCAGGGCCTGGGTGTGACTGCTACTACTAAACCCACTATAGCCTAGTgggctgtggacctccagctgttgcaaaactacaacttccagcatgcccggacagccaatgactgtccgggcatgctggaaatggtagttttgtaacatctggagctaAAGGAgtacattttcaaaaattttgCTTTGGAAGGATTTACTAGCCGTCATATTCAACATTCGATTAGGATTCGTGCAGGAGCAAGGACTCCTGTCAAAAGACAGGCGTCCCTACTGTACACTGAGCAGTGAGACATACACTGTATGCTGGCTGCTCAGTAAAAGGAGGAGAAgtattatccaaaggatagaggatacattttagATTGCAGGAGGTTCGACtgcttggaccccccacgatctccttcgTGTAGAGGTCGTAACACGTCGTTCCTGAGGAGAGccaggccctgtacaggagatcacggggaatcccagctgtcggacccccccccccccccccccccgcaatttaAATCTTA is a genomic window of Hyla sarda isolate aHylSar1 chromosome 10, aHylSar1.hap1, whole genome shotgun sequence containing:
- the CTU1 gene encoding cytoplasmic tRNA 2-thiolation protein 1 isoform X2; this translates as MILTVRHGRLQNSDSLHLLCRLCYMDLHLITSSCSPLCVLHGVSFMMEQLVEQRTTRMPANCSSCETHRAVLRRPKTGHSLCKECFFHAFEEEIHHTIVSAKLFQPGEKVGIGASGGKDSTVLAHVMKVLNERYRYGLELILISVDEGISGYRDDSLETVKRNQQQYELPLKIVSYQELYGWTMDQIVKQVGLKNNCTFCGVFRRQALDRGAMMLGVNKICTGHNADDIAETVLMNFLRGDIARLRRCTAITTGSEGAIPRCKPLKYAYEKEIVLYAYFKKLDYFSTECIYSPNAYRGHARAFLKDLEALRPSAIVDIIHSGENLSVKEDVRMPVQGNCARCGYISSQGLCKACVLLEGLNRGLPKLGIGKHHKLHHKLLAQEPLSEAETRKLKVVDF
- the CTU1 gene encoding cytoplasmic tRNA 2-thiolation protein 1 isoform X3; translation: MPANCSSCETHRAVLRRPKTGHSLCKECFFHAFEEEIHHTIVSAKLFQPGEKVGIGASGGKDSTVLAHVMKVLNERYRYGLELILISVDEGISGYRDDSLETVKRNQQQYELPLKIVSYQELYGWTMDQIVKQVGLKNNCTFCGVFRRQALDRGAMMLGVNKICTGHNADDIAETVLMNFLRGDIARLRRCTAITTGSEGAIPRCKPLKYAYEKEIVLYAYFKKLDYFSTECIYSPNAYRGHARAFLKDLEALRPSAIVDIIHSGENLSVKEDVRMPVQGNCARCGYISSQGLCKACVLLEGLNRGLPKLGIGKHHKLHHKLLAQEPLSEAETRKLKVVDF
- the CTU1 gene encoding cytoplasmic tRNA 2-thiolation protein 1 isoform X1, translating into MCRGRRSVRMILTVRHGRLQNSDSLHLLCRLCYMDLHLITSSCSPLCVLHGVSFMMEQLVEQRTTRMPANCSSCETHRAVLRRPKTGHSLCKECFFHAFEEEIHHTIVSAKLFQPGEKVGIGASGGKDSTVLAHVMKVLNERYRYGLELILISVDEGISGYRDDSLETVKRNQQQYELPLKIVSYQELYGWTMDQIVKQVGLKNNCTFCGVFRRQALDRGAMMLGVNKICTGHNADDIAETVLMNFLRGDIARLRRCTAITTGSEGAIPRCKPLKYAYEKEIVLYAYFKKLDYFSTECIYSPNAYRGHARAFLKDLEALRPSAIVDIIHSGENLSVKEDVRMPVQGNCARCGYISSQGLCKACVLLEGLNRGLPKLGIGKHHKLHHKLLAQEPLSEAETRKLKVVDF